The Solidesulfovibrio fructosivorans JJ] DNA window GAAGTCGCCAGGGCGCCGTAGGAATGGGACAGGTTCCTCGCGGCATTCATCGCCATCATGTTATTGTTGATGGTCAGGGCCATAAAAACCTCCTTGTTGCAACCAGACGTTCCTTGTTGGTTTTGCTGAAATTAAGCAGACACCGTACCAACACTCATTTCCAAATAAATAACAGCGAGATAGACATTCAATTCAAGAATACGGGAAAAAAATGCCCCCACGAAAGTCAATTCTCCCGCGCTGTTGACAAACCCGGGCCGCCAAGACCGGGACGAAGGCAGGGCAAGCTTTTCCGCCCCGAGCGCCGCAAGAAAGGGAAAAGGCCGCCCCTGGACGGGAGCGGCCTTTTTGCGGACGAGGAGGAGGAACGGGGCTAGCGCTTGAGCTGGATGATCTCCGAGAGCATTGTGTCCACGGTGGTGATGGTCTTGCTGTTGCCTTCGAAACCGCGCTGGGTCACGATCATGCTGACCATCTCCGCGGCCATGTCCACGTTGGAGGATTCCAGGGTGTTGCCGGAGATGGAGCCCACGGAGCCGCTGTTCGGCCGGTTGGTCGTCCCCTCGCCGGACTCCAGGGTGGCGGTGTAGAGACTGTTGCCGGCGTTATTGAGCCCTTGCAGGTTGGTGAAGTTGGCCAGGGCCAGCACCCACAGTTGGAGGCTCACGCCGTTGGAGAAGGTGCCGGTCAGCACGCCGTCGCTGTCCACCGAGACGCTGGTCAAAAGGCCGGCGGTGTAGCCGTTTTGCGAGGTGAACACCGTGGAGGAGGACGTGGCGTAGTTGGTGGTCACGTTGCTGTTGATCTTCAGCTGCGCCGGGTTGAAGGACCCGAGCGTGGTCATGTCGGTCGGGTCGATGTCGCCCAGGGTGGTGCCGGTGGCCCAGCCCGTGGTGCAGCGCATACCGAGATTGAGCGAGATGCTGGTGGCGTTGCCCTGGTCCGTGAAGCTGCCGTTGGAAACGGACTTGAAGTTGGCCGTGAACTCCGGATAGCCGCTGGAAGAGATGTTGGCCACGCTCCACAGATTCGAGTTGAAAGCGCCGGCGGTGGCGTTGCTGGCCTTGAGCGTATAGGCGCTCATATTTTCCATCGAGCCCGATGAGTCGAAGGTCATGGTGCCTACCATGAGCAGACCGGCCATCTGCGTGCCCGCTAAGGCATTGCTCAGGAGGTCCACCCGACCATCCTCCGCCGGGTCGCAGGTCACGGAGTATTCCCAGTATTCCTTGCCGTTGTCGTTCTTTATCTTGTCGTAATACACGGTCAGGGTATGGGGTGAGCCGTTGGCGTCGTAGACCTTGACGGTGGTCTGGTAGTCGTAGGCGGTGGAGGCCATGGCCGGATCCTTGGTGCCGTCCCAGGAGGCGCTCATGGCGTAGAAGCTCCCGCCGGAGGCGAGGTTGCGCGTGGTGGCGCTGACGGAATCGGAATCCAGGTTGGTGATGA harbors:
- a CDS encoding flagellar hook protein FlgE, producing the protein MGVGLNTAMWSGVSGLMANSTKMTSIGNNLANVNTYGFKSARTDFVTLMSATIGTASGVDQVGRGVRVGSVVTDYSQGGLEITGTNTDMAINGNGFFMVKQKSSVGSNGKMLNTGNQTMYYTRAGDFHFDENGYLSSTTGLAVQGWKVDQDKIDTATASGTTLSSTPITGQIRDIVLDSYSSPAKATTSTTVITNLDSDSVSATTRNLASGGSFYAMSASWDGTKDPAMASTAYDYQTTVKVYDANGSPHTLTVYYDKIKNDNGKEYWEYSVTCDPAEDGRVDLLSNALAGTQMAGLLMVGTMTFDSSGSMENMSAYTLKASNATAGAFNSNLWSVANISSSGYPEFTANFKSVSNGSFTDQGNATSISLNLGMRCTTGWATGTTLGDIDPTDMTTLGSFNPAQLKINSNVTTNYATSSSTVFTSQNGYTAGLLTSVSVDSDGVLTGTFSNGVSLQLWVLALANFTNLQGLNNAGNSLYTATLESGEGTTNRPNSGSVGSISGNTLESSNVDMAAEMVSMIVTQRGFEGNSKTITTVDTMLSEIIQLKR